The following are encoded together in the Chloroflexota bacterium genome:
- a CDS encoding MFS transporter — translation MTDIAAPATEKGLPSKWLVLGVVMLGTIMGPLDGSIVNTVLPTITQSFHTDISIVQWVPTVYLLTISCLILLYGRLGDMLGYKKVFVYGLAGFTVASVLCALSHNIWMLISFRAVQGLAAAMTMAVSFAIITAAFPPVERGKALGLSAVSIAVGLAAGPSLGGVITEHTSWRYIFLINFPIGVVSLILAIRFIPESVKKAGQHLDLRGALAAFICLLSLLLYADRGEPWGWLSPGCISLLIVGVLSGAWFLRIQQTSVQPMLNLSLFSNRVFSFASLSALFSFMAAYALVFLTPFLLTFALHYNIGKVGWVMASAPIATLLVAPLSGAASDRIGTRGLTFCGMILCSLGLVFMSNLKASASASDVMWRLAVFGAGSGMFQSPNNSAVMGNVPRAHLGVASGVLAAARNVGMALGIAVAGAVLYNVAPIATSGQPGSFTPSEIEEFLTGLHWAYIAGAALAGIAALTSLGAVARRKQD, via the coding sequence ATGACTGACATCGCTGCACCTGCCACAGAGAAAGGGCTTCCCTCCAAGTGGCTGGTTCTAGGGGTTGTCATGCTCGGCACCATTATGGGGCCTCTCGACGGCAGCATCGTGAACACCGTTCTCCCTACCATCACCCAGTCTTTCCACACCGACATTTCCATCGTGCAATGGGTGCCCACAGTCTATCTTCTAACAATTAGCTGCCTCATCCTTCTCTATGGTCGCCTGGGGGATATGCTGGGCTATAAGAAGGTCTTTGTTTATGGCCTGGCTGGTTTCACGGTGGCCTCCGTTTTGTGCGCCTTATCGCACAATATCTGGATGCTAATCTCCTTCCGGGCCGTGCAGGGGCTGGCGGCAGCCATGACCATGGCCGTTAGCTTCGCCATTATCACGGCGGCCTTCCCACCAGTCGAGCGCGGTAAAGCCCTGGGCCTCAGTGCCGTTAGTATCGCCGTGGGCCTAGCCGCCGGACCAAGTCTCGGTGGGGTGATTACCGAACACACTAGCTGGCGCTACATATTCTTGATCAACTTCCCCATTGGGGTGGTCTCTCTGATACTGGCTATCCGCTTCATACCAGAGAGTGTCAAGAAGGCCGGACAGCACCTTGACCTGCGTGGGGCCTTGGCTGCCTTCATCTGTCTCCTCAGCCTCCTCCTCTACGCCGATAGGGGTGAGCCCTGGGGATGGCTATCGCCTGGGTGCATCAGTCTTCTGATCGTCGGAGTCCTCTCCGGCGCATGGTTTCTCAGGATACAGCAGACATCGGTGCAGCCCATGCTTAATCTATCTCTCTTTTCCAACCGCGTCTTCAGCTTTGCCAGCTTGAGCGCCCTCTTCAGCTTCATGGCCGCCTATGCGCTGGTTTTCCTGACGCCCTTCCTTCTGACCTTTGCACTGCATTACAATATCGGCAAGGTAGGCTGGGTAATGGCCAGCGCCCCCATAGCTACCCTGCTGGTAGCACCTCTCAGCGGCGCAGCCTCAGATCGTATCGGCACCAGGGGCCTGACCTTTTGTGGCATGATCCTCTGTTCCCTGGGCTTGGTTTTCATGAGCAACTTGAAAGCCTCTGCCAGTGCCTCTGATGTCATGTGGCGTCTGGCTGTCTTCGGTGCGGGGTCAGGCATGTTCCAAAGCCCGAACAACAGTGCTGTCATGGGTAACGTCCCCCGGGCCCACCTGGGCGTGGCCTCAGGGGTATTGGCGGCAGCGCGCAATGTCGGCATGGCGCTGGGGATCGCTGTCGCCGGTGCCGTACTATACAACGTGGCCCCCATCGCCACCTCAGGGCAGCCGGGCTCCTTTACCCCCAGCGAGATTGAGGAATTCCTGACAGGTTTGCACTGGGCCTACATCGCCGGGGCAGCGCTGGCGGGCATTGCTGCCCTCACCTCTCTTGGGGCGGTCGCCCGTCGCAAACAGGACTAG
- a CDS encoding HAD-IA family hydrolase encodes MRYRAVLFDLDGTLLDTLEDIADSVNAVLDRLGLRQHSLEAYKRFIGDGVQELANRALPEDKRDPVTVAQVVSAIREEYNKRWADKTRPYEGIPKLLDALAARGIKMAVWSNKPDDVTILTVSRLLPRWRFEAVMGAQSAMPKKPDPTGATEIAKRLNIPPGEFLYLGDGDTDMKAASAAGMYPVGALWGFRTRNELLAGGAKKLIRHPMDLVKLL; translated from the coding sequence ATGAGATATAGAGCCGTTCTTTTTGACCTTGATGGCACGCTGCTGGACACGCTCGAGGATATAGCTGATTCCGTCAACGCCGTGCTCGACCGCCTCGGCCTTCGGCAACACAGTCTCGAAGCTTACAAGCGTTTTATCGGCGATGGTGTGCAAGAGTTAGCCAACCGAGCGCTTCCAGAGGACAAACGGGACCCAGTCACAGTGGCCCAAGTAGTTTCTGCCATACGTGAAGAGTACAACAAGCGGTGGGCCGACAAGACCCGCCCCTACGAAGGTATTCCGAAGCTACTGGATGCTCTCGCCGCCCGTGGGATCAAGATGGCCGTCTGGTCTAACAAGCCAGATGATGTCACCATACTCACTGTATCCCGGCTTTTGCCACGGTGGCGATTTGAGGCCGTGATGGGAGCACAATCGGCAATGCCGAAAAAGCCCGATCCTACAGGGGCAACCGAGATAGCGAAACGCCTTAATATCCCGCCCGGTGAGTTCCTATATCTTGGCGATGGGGACACAGACATGAAGGCAGCCAGCGCCGCAGGGATGTACCCGGTGGGCGCACTGTGGGGCTTTCGCACCCGCAACGAACTCTTAGCTGGTGGCGCCAAGAAGCTAATCCGGCATCCGATGGATTTGGTGAAGCTCTTATAG